The genomic interval CAAACAGACTCTTAAGAAAATGACCCAACAATAGGTAGCTTGAAAGTAGAAATAATGTGCTTGGTCACTTGAGAGGAAGGACGTCCAAGCCTAGCGTGCCACGCATCAATAGAGGTTTTGATCCCAAAGAGAGCTACACGTGCACGACaattattttgagaaaatttattcaATGCGATAGGGTAGAGTCCACCTTCACTTGGTCCCTCCAaagttgtgataccccatatgataaggataagggtaggtggtgtatgggatcccacattgctggggaagaagaagttcttgctctttataaggttctaatggaactccaattgtatcattgactagtccttttggagtataggccatgtggtttgggccttccattggggcgttacaaatggtatcagagcatatcccaaccagaaatgtgggacttgagccgtgccacctacgaaggacaggcccgacgaggacgtcgggaatttaagggggggagattgtgataccccatatgataaggataagggtaggtggtgtatgggatcccacattgcttgggaaggagaagttcttgctcttcaaaaggttctaatggggctccaattgtatcattgactagtccttttggagtataggccatgtggtttgggccttccattggagcgttacagAAGTGCTCCTCCCGAGGTCTTGTCCTTGACAAAGAAATGAGTGTCAGttagaagaaaataacattGATTATCCACACAAAACTTATTGATAGAAAGCAAGTTAATCATGGCATTAGGACAGTGCAACACATCTTGAAAGGAGAATTGTTTTTGTGGAGTTTGTAGAGAAAAGGAGCCAATATTGGAGATGGGAAGGCCAGATCCGTTACCTACAGCCACCAAATCTTTACCAGTATATGTTTCCTGCAAAGACAAATTAGCAATGTCATTAGTAATGTGCTGATTTGCGCCTGAGTCTGCATACCACAAGGTCTCCTCTTCATGGACAGTGTTGCTTTGAGCAACCATGGCAGCAAGTTGTGTTGGCGGATGTCGTCCTTGATAACTGTAGTCCATATGATGATAAGAATCCAAGGCTTGGTGGTTTGTCTTTCCACAAATTTGACATGGAGTGTGATTATAGGAGTTGTCATTGGACATAAAGTTTGAAGAGGATCCATTAGGCTTGATAGGTTGTTGTTGTGGCTTAGAATAAGGTGGCTTGTGCTGGCCTTGCCATGGTCCCTTTTTGGGAGGGAAGTTTGAAGGAAAATTCGACTTGTAGCGAAATTGACTGTAGTTGACTTCCTTGGTTGTGATTCTTTCCAGCAAGCATTGCAAAAGTTGGTTGCTCCGTGGCCTTTATTTGGCTTTCAATCATAAGTTCATAAGACAATAATTCTGATTggaaataattaaaactcatggGACCATAATGTAAGGCAAAAGAGATGGAAGTGACAAAAGGATTGAAAATAGGATTTAATCCACTCAAAACATAGGAAATGAGATCATCCTCACCCATTGGCTTGCCGACAACAAGAAGTTGATCGGCGGTAGACTTAGCTGAGGCCAAATAGTCGGTGCAAGTAGCACTCCCTTGTTGAAGAGTTTGTAGTTGGCGTTTGAGACAGTTGACATGTGCTGGTGAGTGTGATGCATATCTTTTGGCCAGTGAATCCCATACTTGTTTGGCCGAAGTTATGCCAAAAACAGAGGGGAGGACCTTATCGATCAGTGTAGCATTGAGCTAGCCCAAAACAAACTGGTCCTTCTTATTCCAAAGAGTATACTCAAGATTGATAGCCTTGGTTGGCTTTCCTTCAGAGTCACAAGCAAATTGCTCAGGACAGGGCTCAGAACCATCCACAAATCCAAGCAAGTCATTGCTGTGCAAAATAGGTAGCAACTGGGAGACCcaattgagataatttgtacCGTCCATCTTAACCGAAACTAACTAAGAGAAGTTTGGTTGAGAGAAGGCCAAAGGAGCAGTTGAGTTAGCAGAAGCCATTGATGAAGAACAAAGGGAACAGGAACGTTGGAGGCGTGAGCTATAGCGGCTCTGGTACCATGAAAGATTTTGTGAAAAGGTATTGGTTCAACTTACCAAAACCCATAAgctatatttcatttatatactGATGTACATTTGATCACATTGTACTCTGTACAAGGAATGAATATTgacaagaaatgaaagaatacAACTTAAAGAggtaaagaaataaagaagagaGGAAGGCCAGCAATGTGCAAATCAGAAGACACCGAATAAGTGCACCGAAGTCAAGAGTAGAGAATCTCGATAGATAAGGCAACCTGCAATCATGTTGCTTCTTCCAATATATCGTATTGACTTGTTTCACTTACACCGGCAATGTgatcctattttttaaaaaactttttggGGGTGAAATTTAActgctttatttttcttatacatTTTTTCACTTCTGTTTTACAGAATCTGAAGTGAGGGATCGCCCTCCTAATTGTTTTACAGAATTCAAGTGAGAGATCAACCTCCTAAATATAGGCTTACAGTAGTTTCTTCTGACCCCTTTCTAAAGCAAAGCCTGTATAACCTACTACTACAAAGATCCACTGCTGGAGGTACTTGGACCCATCATCCAAGGATACTGACAATTGAGAGCTTGACTTTCCGCTTTATTTGAACCTGGGATTGTATAACCTTTACACTcgtcaaaaaaaaattatataacctTTAGGTATCttttctcatataatcattacaattttatccaaactcacacacaaaatataataaacaatccaaaattttcaaatcctaaaacaaaaattatattttaataacgttttattcaattttcaacttttatatcatattatctcatctgtgtaaccaaatgaggccttacTAGGGTAGCTTGGCGGTTAACCAAGAAAAGCATGGGAAAATAGATTTCTAGTTGAATTCTTTTGACAGTTTAGCATATTACAAACGTAATTTCTGGTAAACCTAAGAAATCTAAATTCACAACATCTACATAAccaatattttacttttttaccatCTACGTCACTCTTTTTTGACAGTTATATTATCTCCTACATTCGACTAGCTACCATGGCTAGATCTAATGAGTTCTGTTCTGTCCTTGCTCTCTTATTTCCTATTAGTTAGTTGGTAGTTCCTCATACTACTTACTACTAAACTCATAGCTTATTGGTTACATATTAGAAAGGATCGTTACCCCCCAAAGTCCCCCTCGGGGGGATTAGACAACAGAAACTGCTGCACAAACTGACAGTAGAACCCCCCGAACCCCCTGCAAGAAGACCTACTTGGCCTGGCAAGCAGCAAGTAGGGATGAAAGTGCTTACCATTGTGAGAGTGTTTGTTGCCTCTAGGAATTTCTGGTACTTTCAACTTCATGATTGTATTCTAGGCTGAGCACAGCTTCCTCATGCACATAGCTCGATAGATAATTTGATAAgctaatgatttttttctgtGTTTCAGAATACGGTTAACCAACATGTTAACTAATTGATTCTGCTAAATTGGATGGGATTTTGCAGTTTACCTTGTTCTTCTCGGCACTCCCCTAACAGCTTTTTGACTCATTTAATTGTTTTGCAACttaactaaattataaaatacttgtTAAAAAACTAAGTCATAGAATAATGCTAAAAAATAAGGTCCAAGGTAGggtataaataatattactaagcAAGCTATTCTTGAATACAATCTGAGTCGTGCAGTAcccacgatttttttttttcactctgcTCAAATAAGTTTATTTCCTCATTGCTCGTTGATGGCCTAGTGTTTGCATTGTTCATGTGTTTGTCTATTAATGGTGGGTTTTGTTGGTGTATTCTAAGTTGATATCTAGTTATTCTATGATGTGATTGTACCAAAAccataaaaatgatttttgaagtttattttctgactgaaaaaaaaaaggttccttATAGTGACTATTTCTAAatgatatgtatatattttaaaatctgGTAGGGCACAGCAGCAACAAAAGTGAAAATGGCACAAAAGGAGGCTCAGGGGGTTGCCGAGAAGAGAAAAGGAAGGAGAGGACCAGCTAGTGTTATTGGTTCCAGTGCTGCTGGTTGCTTCTGTGCTTTTCTTTCAATCTTTGGAGTAGGGGGAGAGGCATTTTCTCAGGTTTGGAAACTCGGATTTGTTGCCAGCTTTTGTACAAAGTTGAGTGATACTGTCTCAAGTGAGATAGGGAAGGCATATGGCAAAACAACGTAAGTAATGCGTCTTCTGGTGTGGTTTGGGCAATTTAGTTTTATGTTATTAATGCTCAtcttaacccctaggggttggctcaagtggtaaaggccttgggcttgggggtatgctccccgtaggtctaaggttcaaatccccttgggtgcaaacaatctctaggggccatctaACTGAGAGATTTTCtccttgaattacctgaggtgcacttgtgggaaactccttgccaagcCGTGTACCCtcgggattagttgggacactgttcccggacacccagtgccaatcaaAATAGTTATTAATGCTCTTCTTAGTTCGctcataaataaattcaaaagtagATTTTGGTGGAATTCTAAACCCTGTTATAGAGCCATTATCATTACTCAATCTATTGCAGATTTTTATAAAGCTGTTAAGGTTAGTCTACTATGAACCAAACTTCAGCAGCAAGGTTTTAGAATCATAATTTGTGATGTGCTATCTGTGAAATCAccatattgttttcttttcttgctttctctcatcatttctAGGATTCTACATATGGTTAAAATTGCTGTACAATTGATAATTTTGTCTAATTAGCCTTGGTTGTAATATATGTAATTGTAATTCATCGTATTACTTTGGAATGACATCACTTTGATCTGTCATGGACAAAAGTTCAATGGGTGGACTATAGTTGTAGTAGGAATGTTCCAATACTGTGGCCAACCGTATGAAATGTGTTGGAACATAATATAATGCAGCTTATTAGCATAAGCCAATTGACTAAAGTTTGTTTCGGCTTTTGAAGCACTTTTATAGTTCCTGCAGTTATTAAAAGTAGgctaaaaaaatagatatggtAGTGAACTATATGGGTGGCTGATTAAGTAATGCATGTTGATATCACATCAAATTTGTAGTTCTTGCAGTGTATCTGGTGAGTCAATGTGTAACTTGAATCCTTAGTAAAAAAAGGTTTATTGTTTGCCATATGTGGGCCTTGCTCAAAGCAGCACATGCCTTCTCCAAAATAAAACGTTGTTTGGATACTTTTTCCTTGTGTGTATTTTGATCTTTGCTTCTGATCAGGTATTTAGTTACCACGCTTAAGGTAGTCCCAAGGGGAACAGAAGGGGCTGTGAGTGTCGAGGGAACCATTGCTGGATTTTTGGCATCATTTCTTCTTGCCTTTGGTAGCTGTGTCATGGGTGAGGTACCCTTTACTATCTTGTCACTCTATTATTAGTACTTGTTATTGGAAACttgctttcatttttcaaaagtcTTGACCACACGACTGTATTGATATTAATGAAGTTTACAACTAAAACACTTTGTTTCTTAAGGATTGAGGCCATCCTTTTCGTTATCACTGTTTATTCATGACGTTTTTGTAATGAAACAGTATTTTTTATGCAACTAAGCGAAAATTTGATCTTTGATCTTTTACTAATTTAGTTTATTATCTACCATATGATGTGTTGTAGCTTTGTGAATATTCAGGCTTATAAATAATCAAGTTTCTTTGAACGAACCTCAAGGATGCATTTGATTTACATTTAATATCATAACTaattgttacttataaaaaaaaaatatcatgacTAATTGTTAAAATGTCCtactttattataaatataattaaacaaaataaaa from Juglans regia cultivar Chandler chromosome 2, Walnut 2.0, whole genome shotgun sequence carries:
- the LOC109011776 gene encoding protein VTE6, chloroplastic isoform X3, producing MAQKEAQGVAEKRKGRRGPASVIGSSAAGCFCAFLSIFGVGGEAFSQVWKLGFVASFCTKLSDTVSSEIGKAYGKTTYLVTTLKVVPRGTEGAVSVEGTIAGFLASFLLAFGSCVMGELGAAEAIICVIASQIANVGESIIGAALQEKEGFQWLNNDVVNIINISMGSIIAVLMQQVVFRN
- the LOC109011776 gene encoding protein VTE6, chloroplastic isoform X2; this encodes MMATHAGSVQSAVSEAMKVIRSSPPTWQSALLNNLFIFVLGSPILVYGLSLSGIGAAFLLGNLTWRAFGPPGFLLVATYFIIGTAATKVKMAQKEAQGVAEKRKGRRGPASVIGSSAAGCFCAFLSIFGVGGEAFSQVWKLGFVASFCTKLSDTVSSEIGKAYGKTTYLVTTLKVVPRGTEGAVSVEGTIAGFLASFLLAFGSCVMGELNNDVVNIINISMGSIIAVLMQQVVFRN